A portion of the Cellulophaga algicola DSM 14237 genome contains these proteins:
- a CDS encoding S9 family peptidase: MLLFAFTALSMQMTKAQDVVGSWKGTLAVQGTEMPLVFNISEEEGILTSTMDSPAQGATDIPMDETTLVGEELSIHFKQAGIKYVGAVDGVKITGIFYQAGMEFPLILEKTEKMIPGNTALPSSDEALTALAQADNGDFKYSVSDYFAKPKASSFNYAPNGKYISYMEKDDDGKRHVYVKEIATGKITRAIEEKEELIRGYGWVNNNRLVYLMDQGGDENFHLYAADLDGANQKDLTPFEGVKANFLELLKEDKDHIIISLNKNNPQIFDPYKVNIVTGALEQLYTNEDVANPIMGYNFDKDGNLKAFTKLRDGVEQDLYYANAAGKFEIVNSLNWKDSFSILSFNYASENTDDAYVVSNLNSDKSEIILYDFKEKKEIKKVFAHDMYDVSNLSLSRKRNYELDYFQYEGEKSVIVPVSNYYKKLHKKFEKEFKGKQFGIADATDDENNYLLYVTSDKLAGVYYSYDVKKDEFKMVYNIMPQLKEEDMADVRPITFKSRDGLTLHGYITMPKAALNGEKVPVIVNPHGGPQGVRDSWGFNPEAQLFASRGYATLQVNFRISGGYGKKFLESGFKQIGRKAMDDVEDGLAYVIEQGWVAKDKAAIYGGSHGGYAVLRGLTKTPDLYACGVDYVGVSNIFTFMNTMPPYWKPYVKIIKEIWYDEAVPEEKVIMEEVSPVFHIDKIKKPLFVVQGANDPRVNIDESDQIVSALRAKGVDVPYMVKYDEGHGFSKEENRIALYEAMLGFYAKHLGQQ, from the coding sequence ATGTTGCTTTTTGCCTTTACGGCATTGAGTATGCAAATGACGAAAGCTCAAGATGTCGTTGGCTCTTGGAAAGGAACACTTGCTGTACAGGGTACAGAAATGCCGCTAGTTTTCAATATCTCTGAAGAGGAGGGCATATTAACGTCAACAATGGATAGTCCTGCTCAAGGTGCTACAGACATCCCTATGGATGAAACCACATTAGTAGGAGAAGAGTTGAGTATTCATTTCAAGCAGGCAGGCATTAAATACGTAGGAGCTGTCGATGGCGTTAAAATTACTGGGATATTTTACCAAGCAGGAATGGAATTTCCTTTAATTTTGGAGAAAACAGAGAAAATGATTCCAGGAAATACCGCTTTACCTAGTTCTGATGAGGCGTTAACAGCATTAGCACAGGCCGATAACGGTGATTTTAAATATTCAGTTTCAGATTATTTTGCAAAACCAAAAGCATCATCTTTCAATTATGCGCCTAACGGAAAGTATATTTCATATATGGAAAAAGACGATGATGGAAAACGTCATGTGTATGTAAAAGAAATTGCGACCGGGAAAATAACCAGAGCTATTGAAGAAAAAGAAGAGTTGATTAGAGGATATGGCTGGGTTAATAATAACCGATTGGTATACTTAATGGATCAAGGTGGTGATGAAAACTTCCATTTGTATGCAGCAGATTTAGACGGTGCAAACCAAAAAGATCTTACTCCTTTTGAGGGTGTAAAAGCAAACTTTTTAGAGCTTCTAAAAGAAGATAAAGATCATATTATCATTTCTTTGAATAAGAACAATCCTCAAATTTTTGACCCTTATAAAGTAAATATTGTTACAGGTGCATTAGAGCAATTGTATACCAATGAAGACGTAGCCAACCCAATTATGGGATACAACTTTGATAAAGATGGAAACTTAAAAGCCTTCACAAAATTACGTGATGGTGTGGAGCAAGATTTATACTATGCAAATGCAGCAGGTAAGTTTGAAATTGTCAATAGCTTAAATTGGAAAGATTCTTTCTCTATTCTTAGCTTTAATTATGCTTCAGAGAATACAGATGACGCGTATGTGGTTTCTAATTTAAATAGCGATAAGTCAGAAATTATATTATATGATTTTAAAGAAAAGAAAGAAATAAAAAAGGTGTTTGCACATGATATGTATGACGTGTCTAACCTTTCGTTATCTAGAAAAAGAAACTATGAATTAGATTACTTCCAGTATGAAGGTGAAAAATCTGTAATTGTTCCGGTAAGTAACTATTATAAGAAGCTTCATAAGAAATTTGAAAAAGAATTTAAAGGAAAGCAATTCGGAATTGCAGATGCTACGGATGATGAGAACAATTATTTGTTATATGTAACAAGTGATAAGTTAGCGGGAGTTTACTATTCTTATGATGTAAAGAAAGACGAGTTTAAAATGGTCTATAATATCATGCCTCAATTAAAAGAGGAAGATATGGCTGATGTTCGTCCTATTACTTTTAAAAGTAGAGATGGCCTTACCTTACATGGGTATATTACCATGCCAAAAGCTGCTTTAAACGGAGAGAAAGTTCCTGTGATTGTTAACCCACATGGTGGGCCACAAGGCGTACGTGATTCTTGGGGTTTTAATCCGGAAGCTCAACTTTTTGCAAGTAGAGGCTATGCAACCTTACAAGTGAACTTTAGAATTTCTGGCGGATATGGCAAAAAGTTTTTGGAATCTGGTTTCAAACAAATTGGAAGAAAAGCGATGGATGATGTGGAAGACGGATTAGCTTATGTTATTGAACAAGGTTGGGTTGCTAAAGATAAGGCGGCAATCTATGGTGGAAGTCACGGTGGTTATGCAGTACTAAGAGGATTAACAAAAACCCCAGATTTGTATGCTTGCGGGGTAGATTATGTAGGGGTTTCTAATATTTTTACCTTTATGAATACCATGCCTCCTTACTGGAAGCCTTATGTGAAGATAATTAAAGAGATTTGGTATGATGAAGCAGTTCCGGAAGAAAAGGTAATCATGGAAGAAGTTTCTCCTGTATTTCATATTGATAAAATAAAGAAACCATTATTCGTGGTACAAGGCGCTAATGATCCTCGTGTAAATATAGATGAGTCAGATCAGATTGTAAGTGCATTGAGAGCTAAAGGAGTAGATGTTCCTTATATGGTAAAATATGATGAAGGGCATGGTTTTTCTAAAGAAGAAAACAGAATTGCGTTGTATGAAGCTATGCTAGGCTTCTACGCAAAACATTTAGGACAGCAATAA
- a CDS encoding ankyrin repeat domain-containing protein — translation MKNLVYTFGIIATMTLSSVANANVNPNDKSAKVETTSIKNVAPLSIAVAQSDVSTVQKFIEFGADIEVKTKVNGMTPLMYAARYNNVSMIKLLLDNGADKDAVSKMGFTALKYAELSGATAASVLLK, via the coding sequence ATGAAAAATTTAGTGTACACCTTCGGAATTATTGCTACTATGACTTTATCAAGTGTTGCAAATGCAAACGTAAATCCTAATGACAAAAGTGCAAAAGTAGAAACTACGAGCATCAAAAATGTAGCTCCTTTAAGTATCGCTGTTGCACAGAGCGATGTGAGTACAGTACAGAAGTTTATTGAATTTGGAGCCGATATAGAAGTTAAAACCAAAGTAAACGGCATGACGCCCTTAATGTATGCTGCACGTTATAATAATGTATCGATGATAAAATTATTATTGGACAATGGGGCAGACAAGGATGCTGTTTCAAAAATGGGATTTACTGCTTTAAAATATGCAGAACTATCTGGAGCCACCGCAGCTTCAGTGTTATTGAAATAA
- the purE gene encoding 5-(carboxyamino)imidazole ribonucleotide mutase, with the protein MSKVAVVMGSTSDLPVMQDAIDILKGFDIEVDVDIVSAHRTPEKLFDFSKNAHLKGYTVIIAGAGGAAHLPGMVASMSPLPVIGVPVKSSNSIDGWDSVLSILQMPGGVPVATVALNGAKNAGILAAQIIGSADKCVLDKIILYKEGLKQKVIEGAKSLNKNS; encoded by the coding sequence ATGAGTAAAGTAGCCGTAGTAATGGGTAGTACAAGTGACCTGCCCGTAATGCAAGATGCCATAGATATTTTAAAAGGTTTTGATATAGAAGTTGATGTAGATATTGTTTCTGCCCACCGTACGCCTGAAAAATTGTTTGATTTTAGTAAAAATGCACACCTTAAAGGGTATACTGTAATTATTGCAGGGGCCGGTGGTGCTGCACATTTACCAGGAATGGTAGCTTCTATGTCGCCTCTTCCTGTAATTGGAGTGCCCGTAAAAAGCAGTAATTCTATAGATGGTTGGGATTCTGTGTTATCTATCTTGCAAATGCCTGGTGGCGTTCCTGTTGCTACAGTAGCGTTAAACGGTGCTAAAAACGCAGGTATTCTTGCTGCTCAGATCATCGGTAGCGCTGATAAATGCGTATTAGATAAAATAATTCTTTACAAAGAAGGTTTAAAACAAAAGGTAATTGAAGGCGCTAAATCTTTAAATAAAAATAGTTAA
- a CDS encoding ankyrin repeat domain-containing protein: MKNLVYTFGIIATMTLSSVANANVNPTDKSAKVETTSIKNVAPLSIAVAQSDVSTVQKFIEFGADIEVKTKVNGMTPLMYAARYNNVDMIKLLLDNGADKEAVSKLGFTALKYAELSGATAASALLK; encoded by the coding sequence ATGAAAAATTTAGTGTACACCTTCGGAATTATTGCTACTATGACTTTATCAAGTGTTGCAAATGCAAACGTAAATCCTACTGACAAAAGCGCAAAAGTAGAAACTACGAGCATCAAAAATGTAGCTCCTTTAAGTATCGCTGTTGCACAGAGCGATGTGAGTACAGTACAGAAGTTTATTGAATTTGGAGCCGATATAGAAGTTAAAACCAAAGTAAACGGAATGACCCCATTAATGTATGCGGCACGTTATAATAATGTAGACATGATCAAATTGCTATTGGACAATGGCGCAGATAAAGAAGCTGTTTCTAAACTAGGATTTACCGCTTTAAAATATGCAGAACTATCTGGAGCAACAGCAGCTTCAGCCTTATTGAAATAA
- a CDS encoding 5-(carboxyamino)imidazole ribonucleotide synthase, whose protein sequence is MSNKDSKNYFSSDFKLGILGGGQLGKMLLYETRKFDIYTKVLEASEDVPSKIACDEFILGDLMDFDAVYNFGKQVDVLTIEIENINLDALEKLEDEGVKVYPPSKTLRTIQNKARQKLFYLDNNLPTAEFSRFAYASEIKDSVDNGGLAFPFVWKAAQFGYDGQGVKVVRNFSDLDDLPKGECIAEKMIPFKNELAVIVVRNPSGDVVTYPVVEMEFHPEANQVEYVICPARINEEVAQKATEIALQVSEKMQHIGILAVEMFQTHDDKILINEVAPRPHNSGHYSIEASYTNQFEQHIRAMLDLPLGSTASKVAGIMVNLVGAEGYSGDVVYENMEAILKLEGVTPHIYGKKQTRPFRKMGHVTIVNKDIAVARRIAQQVKETIKVISK, encoded by the coding sequence ATGTCAAACAAAGATTCAAAAAATTATTTTTCATCTGACTTCAAACTAGGTATTTTAGGTGGCGGACAGCTTGGGAAAATGCTGCTTTATGAAACTCGAAAGTTTGATATCTATACTAAAGTTTTAGAAGCTTCTGAAGATGTACCTTCTAAAATTGCTTGTGATGAATTTATTCTGGGTGATTTAATGGACTTTGATGCCGTTTATAATTTTGGCAAACAGGTAGATGTGCTTACTATTGAGATAGAAAATATAAATCTTGATGCCTTAGAAAAATTAGAAGATGAAGGTGTAAAAGTATACCCTCCTTCAAAAACATTAAGAACCATACAAAACAAAGCCAGACAAAAGCTTTTTTATCTAGACAACAATTTACCAACGGCAGAATTTTCGCGCTTTGCGTATGCTAGTGAAATTAAAGATAGCGTTGACAATGGCGGCTTAGCGTTCCCTTTTGTTTGGAAAGCAGCTCAATTTGGGTATGACGGCCAAGGCGTAAAAGTAGTACGCAACTTTAGTGATCTTGATGATTTACCTAAAGGCGAATGTATTGCTGAGAAGATGATTCCTTTTAAAAATGAATTAGCCGTTATAGTTGTCCGCAATCCTTCCGGTGACGTAGTTACCTATCCGGTGGTCGAAATGGAGTTTCATCCTGAAGCCAACCAAGTAGAATATGTAATTTGCCCTGCGCGGATTAATGAGGAGGTTGCCCAAAAGGCTACTGAAATTGCGCTTCAAGTATCCGAAAAAATGCAACATATTGGCATCTTGGCTGTAGAAATGTTCCAGACCCATGATGATAAAATATTGATAAATGAGGTTGCTCCGCGCCCACATAATAGTGGCCATTACAGTATAGAAGCAAGCTACACCAATCAATTTGAACAACATATTCGTGCTATGTTAGACCTTCCGTTAGGAAGTACTGCAAGTAAAGTTGCCGGTATTATGGTAAATCTAGTTGGTGCCGAAGGCTATAGTGGTGATGTTGTGTATGAAAACATGGAAGCTATTTTAAAGCTTGAAGGGGTTACTCCACATATTTACGGCAAAAAGCAAACAAGACCTTTTAGAAAAATGGGCCATGTTACCATTGTCAATAAAGATATTGCTGTTGCACGACGTATTGCGCAGCAAGTAAAAGAAACAATTAAAGTGATTAGCAAATAA
- a CDS encoding adenylate kinase — MIQLHDKQFKPFLSQAQLLAAVKNVADKIAADYKDETPLFVGVLNGSFMFVSDFLKEYQHPCEVSFVKLSSYSGLTSTGIVETLLDLPENISGKSVIILEDIIDTGRTLKELVHLFSQTNVKEFKIATLFHKPSVYNGEYKIDYVGMEIPDKFIVGYGLDYNELGRNLKEVYQLNQNTMINLVLFGKPGAGKGTQAEFLKSEYNLKHISTGDVFRYNIKNGTELGILAKSFIDKGDLVPDEVTIKMLQDEVIKNADAKGFIFDGFPRTTAQAEALDAFLDSKDMKINATIALEANDEVLIQRLLERGKVSGRPDDQDENKIRNRFEEYNLKTAPLISYYEGKDKFFSVNGIGEISEITERLKKVIDTL; from the coding sequence GTGATACAGCTCCACGATAAACAGTTTAAACCATTTTTAAGTCAGGCTCAGCTTCTGGCTGCGGTAAAGAATGTTGCAGATAAAATTGCGGCCGATTACAAAGACGAAACACCTTTGTTTGTAGGGGTTTTGAATGGTTCTTTTATGTTTGTTTCAGATTTTTTAAAAGAATACCAACACCCTTGTGAGGTGTCTTTTGTAAAATTAAGTTCTTATAGTGGGTTAACTTCTACAGGGATTGTAGAAACACTATTAGATCTTCCGGAAAATATTAGCGGTAAAAGTGTTATTATTCTTGAAGATATTATAGATACAGGCAGAACATTAAAAGAGCTTGTGCATTTATTTTCACAAACAAATGTAAAAGAGTTTAAGATTGCTACCTTATTCCATAAGCCATCGGTCTATAACGGAGAATACAAAATTGATTATGTAGGTATGGAAATACCCGATAAGTTTATTGTTGGGTATGGATTAGATTATAACGAATTAGGAAGAAATTTAAAAGAAGTATACCAATTAAATCAAAATACTATGATTAACCTTGTATTATTTGGAAAACCTGGTGCTGGCAAGGGCACACAAGCTGAATTTTTAAAATCAGAATATAATTTAAAACATATTTCTACAGGAGATGTTTTTCGATATAATATTAAAAATGGTACTGAATTAGGTATTTTGGCCAAATCTTTTATTGATAAAGGAGATTTAGTTCCCGATGAGGTTACGATTAAAATGTTGCAAGATGAGGTCATCAAAAATGCAGATGCCAAAGGATTTATTTTTGATGGATTCCCGAGAACAACGGCTCAAGCAGAAGCTTTAGACGCTTTCTTGGATTCTAAAGACATGAAGATTAATGCGACTATTGCTTTAGAAGCAAATGATGAGGTGTTAATTCAACGTTTATTAGAACGAGGCAAAGTAAGTGGTAGACCAGACGATCAAGACGAAAATAAAATTCGCAATCGTTTTGAAGAATACAATTTAAAAACAGCACCCTTAATTTCTTATTATGAGGGTAAAGATAAATTTTTCAGTGTAAACGGAATTGGAGAGATTTCTGAAATTACCGAAAGATTAAAAAAAGTGATAGATACGCTTTAG
- a CDS encoding DUF4136 domain-containing protein, whose protein sequence is MKKIGFLVVLFFLVSCSAVRVNYDYDTKTDFTSYTTYNYYPDLVSGLSGLDEKRILVLIDSTMQAKGIQLAEEPDFLINIQSNEFKAAQNNNVGVGLGGSGRNVGGGISIGLPVGQPKLEREIQIDFVDSQKEFLFWQAVSASGFKENATPEVREQKLREIVDKVFNKYPPKAN, encoded by the coding sequence ATGAAAAAGATAGGTTTTTTAGTGGTCTTATTCTTTCTTGTTTCTTGCAGCGCGGTGCGCGTAAATTACGATTACGATACCAAAACAGATTTTACTTCTTATACAACATATAATTATTATCCCGATCTGGTATCGGGATTAAGTGGTCTTGATGAAAAGAGAATTCTAGTACTTATAGATTCTACGATGCAAGCCAAAGGCATTCAGCTTGCTGAAGAGCCAGACTTTTTAATCAATATACAAAGCAATGAATTTAAAGCTGCGCAAAACAATAATGTGGGCGTAGGACTAGGAGGTAGTGGTAGAAATGTTGGTGGTGGTATCTCTATAGGTCTCCCGGTTGGACAACCAAAACTAGAACGCGAAATTCAAATTGATTTTGTAGATAGCCAAAAAGAATTTTTATTCTGGCAAGCGGTAAGCGCAAGCGGATTTAAAGAAAATGCGACCCCAGAAGTTCGGGAACAAAAACTAAGAGAAATTGTTGACAAAGTCTTTAATAAGTATCCTCCAAAAGCCAATTAA
- a CDS encoding ankyrin repeat domain-containing protein, translating into MKNLVYTFGIIATMTLSSVANANVNPNDKSAKVETTSIKNVAPLSIAVAQSDLSTVQKFIEFGADIEVKTKVNGMTPLMYAARYNNVDMIKLLLDNGADKEAVSKLGFTALKYAKLSGATAASVLLK; encoded by the coding sequence ATGAAAAATTTAGTCTACACCTTCGGAATTATCGCTACTATGACTTTATCAAGTGTTGCAAATGCAAACGTAAATCCTAATGACAAAAGTGCAAAAGTAGAAACTACAAGCATCAAAAATGTAGCTCCTTTAAGTATCGCTGTTGCACAGAGTGATCTAAGTACAGTACAGAAGTTTATTGAATTTGGAGCCGATATAGAAGTTAAAACCAAAGTAAACGGCATGACGCCCTTAATGTATGCGGCACGTTATAATAATGTAGACATGATCAAATTATTGCTAGATAACGGTGCCGACAAAGAAGCTGTTTCAAAACTAGGATTTACTGCTTTAAAATATGCAAAACTATCTGGAGCCACCGCAGCTTCAGTGTTATTGAAATAA
- a CDS encoding M3 family metallopeptidase: MNPLLSPFDTAPFSKLKNEHFMPAFTQAIAGARAEIDAITHNTEAASFENTIATLDYSGKQLDRVSSVFFNLNSAETNEEIQKIAQEISPILSEFGNDITLNEDLFKRVKAVYDQKDRLALTTEEQTLLDKKYKGFSRNGANLSEDKKKRLREIDAASSKLKLNFGENILAETNKFQMHLTDEAALDGLPEGEKEAAAQMAKAKELEGWLITLDYPSYIPFMKYAKNRALRKKLATAFGSKAFHNDELDNQENVLKIAKLRHERANLLGYKTHAHFVLEERMAQTPEKVQEFLNELLEKAKPAAEREFKELEDFAKELDGIDRLEKWDGAYYSEKLKQKLFNLDDEKLKPYFKLENVIAGVFQVAEKLYGLQFEEVFDIDKYHEDVKTYRIYDEDRTLVAIFYADFHPRAGKRGGAWMTSFKSQYVENGENVRPHISNVCNFTKPTASKPSLLTFNEVTTLFHEFGHGLHGMLANTVYPGLSGTSVYWDFVELPSQILENWCYEKEALALFATHYETGEVIPMELVEKIKASATFQEGMQTLRQLSFGLLDMSWHGTDPTTITNVKTHEDQVFKDTDLYPPTPETCMSTSFAHIFQGGYSSGYYSYKWAEVLDADAFAYFKEKGIFNKEVATKFKEHVLSKGGTENPMELYKKFRGAAPKIEPLLERAGLL, encoded by the coding sequence ATGAATCCATTATTATCCCCATTTGATACTGCTCCATTTTCTAAATTAAAAAACGAACATTTCATGCCTGCCTTTACGCAAGCTATAGCAGGTGCTCGTGCAGAAATAGATGCGATCACCCACAATACGGAAGCAGCAAGCTTTGAAAATACGATTGCAACATTAGATTACTCTGGCAAGCAATTAGATCGTGTTTCTAGTGTATTCTTTAATTTGAATTCTGCAGAAACCAATGAAGAAATTCAGAAAATAGCACAAGAAATTTCTCCTATTCTTTCTGAGTTTGGCAATGACATCACTTTAAACGAAGATTTGTTTAAACGTGTAAAAGCAGTTTATGATCAGAAAGATCGTTTAGCTTTAACAACCGAAGAACAGACACTTTTAGATAAAAAATACAAGGGTTTTAGTCGCAATGGCGCTAATCTATCCGAAGATAAAAAGAAACGTCTACGAGAAATAGACGCCGCTTCTTCAAAATTAAAATTAAACTTCGGAGAAAACATATTAGCAGAAACAAATAAGTTTCAAATGCATTTGACCGATGAAGCAGCGCTAGACGGACTCCCAGAAGGAGAGAAAGAAGCAGCTGCACAAATGGCAAAAGCAAAAGAATTAGAAGGTTGGTTAATTACTTTAGACTACCCTAGCTATATTCCGTTTATGAAATATGCCAAAAACAGAGCACTACGCAAAAAGTTAGCTACGGCCTTTGGCAGCAAAGCTTTTCATAATGATGAGTTAGACAACCAAGAAAATGTACTTAAAATAGCCAAGCTACGTCATGAACGTGCCAATTTATTGGGCTATAAAACGCATGCTCATTTTGTGTTGGAAGAGCGTATGGCGCAAACCCCAGAAAAAGTACAAGAGTTTTTAAATGAATTGTTGGAAAAAGCAAAACCTGCTGCCGAAAGAGAATTTAAGGAACTAGAAGATTTTGCTAAAGAATTAGATGGTATTGACCGCTTAGAAAAATGGGACGGTGCGTACTACTCTGAGAAATTGAAACAAAAGCTTTTTAATTTAGATGATGAAAAACTAAAGCCTTATTTTAAGCTAGAAAATGTCATTGCTGGTGTTTTTCAGGTAGCTGAAAAATTATATGGTTTACAGTTTGAAGAAGTTTTTGATATTGATAAATACCATGAAGATGTAAAAACATACCGCATTTATGATGAGGACCGTACATTGGTCGCTATTTTTTATGCAGATTTTCACCCAAGAGCAGGAAAGCGTGGGGGTGCATGGATGACTTCTTTTAAATCACAATATGTAGAAAACGGAGAAAATGTGCGTCCGCATATTTCTAACGTTTGTAATTTCACCAAACCTACTGCTAGTAAGCCATCTTTGTTAACCTTTAATGAGGTAACTACCTTGTTTCATGAATTTGGACACGGTTTACACGGCATGTTAGCAAACACCGTATACCCAGGATTATCGGGAACTTCGGTGTATTGGGATTTTGTAGAACTTCCTAGTCAAATCCTAGAAAACTGGTGCTATGAGAAAGAAGCTTTAGCACTTTTTGCTACACACTATGAAACCGGAGAAGTTATCCCGATGGAATTGGTAGAAAAAATTAAAGCCTCTGCTACCTTCCAAGAAGGAATGCAGACCTTAAGACAATTAAGTTTTGGTTTGTTAGATATGTCTTGGCATGGAACAGACCCTACGACTATCACGAATGTAAAAACGCATGAGGATCAAGTTTTTAAAGATACTGATCTATACCCTCCTACTCCAGAAACCTGTATGAGCACGTCTTTTGCTCATATTTTTCAAGGCGGCTATTCTTCTGGATACTACAGTTACAAATGGGCAGAAGTTTTAGATGCTGATGCTTTTGCATACTTTAAAGAAAAAGGAATTTTCAATAAAGAGGTGGCTACTAAATTTAAAGAACATGTACTTTCTAAAGGAGGTACAGAAAACCCAATGGAATTGTATAAAAAATTCCGTGGTGCAGCACCTAAGATAGAACCGCTTTTAGAGCGCGCTGGTTTATTATAA
- a CDS encoding ankyrin repeat domain-containing protein: protein MKNLVYTFGIIATMTLSSVANAHVNPTDKSAKVETTSIKNVAPLSIAVAKSDLNTVKKFIEFGADIEVKTKVNGMTPLMYAARYNNVDMIKLLLDNGADKEAVSKLGFTALKYAELSGATAASALLK, encoded by the coding sequence ATGAAAAATTTAGTTTACACCTTCGGAATTATCGCTACTATGACCTTATCAAGTGTTGCAAATGCACACGTAAATCCTACTGATAAAAGTGCAAAAGTAGAAACTACGAGTATCAAAAATGTAGCGCCTTTAAGTATAGCTGTTGCTAAAAGCGATTTAAATACGGTTAAGAAGTTTATAGAGTTTGGCGCTGATATAGAAGTTAAAACCAAAGTAAACGGCATGACGCCCTTAATGTATGCGGCACGTTATAATAATGTAGACATGATCAAATTATTGCTAGATAACGGTGCCGACAAAGAAGCTGTTTCAAAACTAGGATTTACAGCGTTAAAATATGCAGAACTATCTGGAGCAACAGCAGCTTCAGCCTTATTGAAATAA
- the obgE gene encoding GTPase ObgE, with protein MTEGNFVDYVKVNLESGKGGKGSVHLHREKFITKGGPDGGDGGRGGHVILRGSKDLWTLLNFKFKRSFRAGHGEHGAKSRSTGADGVDVYLDVPLGTVIKDADTEEVLLEITEEGEEKILVPGGLGGRGNWHFRTSTNQTPRYAQPGIPGQELSVILELKLLADVGLVGFPNAGKSTLLSVLTTAKPKIADYEFTTLKPNLGIVKYREFQSFVMADIPGIIEGAAEGKGLGYYFLRHIERNSTLLFLIPADSKDVKNEYEILLDELRRYNPEMLDKERLVVISKSDMLDEELQSEMRSELEKQIKDVPFMFISSVAQLGLVELKDKLWKMLND; from the coding sequence ATGACGGAAGGGAATTTTGTAGATTACGTAAAAGTAAATTTAGAATCGGGTAAAGGCGGAAAAGGATCCGTGCATTTACACCGGGAAAAATTTATTACTAAAGGAGGTCCTGATGGTGGAGATGGTGGTCGTGGTGGTCATGTTATTCTGAGAGGTAGTAAAGATTTATGGACTCTTTTAAATTTCAAATTTAAGAGAAGCTTTAGAGCTGGTCATGGTGAACATGGTGCAAAAAGTAGGAGTACAGGAGCCGATGGGGTAGATGTCTATTTAGATGTGCCTTTAGGGACCGTTATTAAAGATGCTGATACAGAAGAAGTACTCCTTGAAATAACGGAAGAAGGAGAAGAGAAAATATTAGTTCCTGGTGGTTTAGGGGGTCGTGGAAACTGGCATTTTAGAACCTCTACAAACCAGACGCCTAGATATGCGCAACCAGGAATTCCTGGGCAAGAATTGTCTGTAATTTTAGAATTAAAATTATTAGCAGATGTTGGTTTAGTTGGTTTTCCAAATGCAGGGAAATCTACCTTATTGTCTGTTTTAACCACAGCAAAACCTAAAATAGCAGATTACGAGTTTACGACACTAAAACCAAATTTAGGAATTGTAAAATACCGTGAGTTTCAGAGTTTTGTAATGGCAGATATTCCTGGTATTATAGAGGGAGCAGCAGAAGGTAAAGGATTAGGCTATTATTTTTTAAGACATATAGAACGTAATTCTACCTTACTCTTTTTAATCCCAGCAGATAGTAAGGATGTAAAGAATGAGTATGAAATTCTCTTGGATGAATTGCGTAGGTATAATCCTGAAATGTTAGATAAAGAACGTTTGGTCGTAATTTCTAAGAGCGATATGCTTGATGAAGAATTGCAATCTGAAATGAGAAGTGAATTAGAAAAGCAAATAAAAGATGTGCCGTTTATGTTTATATCATCGGTAGCACAATTAGGGTTAGTAGAGTTAAAAGATAAGCTCTGGAAGATGCTTAACGATTAA
- a CDS encoding ankyrin repeat domain-containing protein produces the protein MKNLVYTFGIIATMTLSSVANAHVNPTDKSAKVETTSIKNVAPLSIAVAQSDLNTVKKFIEFGADIEVKTEVNGMTPLMYAARYNNVDMIKLLLDNGADKEAVSKLGFTALKYAELSGATAASVLLK, from the coding sequence ATGAAAAATTTAGTGTACACCTTCGGAATTATCGCTACTATGACTTTATCAAGTGTTGCAAATGCACACGTAAATCCTACTGATAAAAGCGCAAAAGTAGAAACTACAAGCATCAAAAATGTAGCGCCTTTAAGTATCGCTGTTGCGCAGAGTGATCTAAATACGGTTAAGAAATTTATAGAATTTGGCGCCGATATAGAAGTTAAAACGGAAGTGAACGGAATGACCCCATTAATGTATGCGGCACGTTATAATAATGTGGACATGATCAAATTATTATTGGACAATGGCGCAGATAAAGAAGCTGTTTCAAAACTAGGATTTACAGCATTAAAATATGCAGAACTATCTGGAGCAACAGCAGCTTCAGTGTTATTGAAATAA